In Romboutsia lituseburensis, a genomic segment contains:
- the yjeM gene encoding glutamate/gamma-aminobutyrate family transporter YjeM → MGNNTNSAKKLTLMSLILMIFTSVFGFANMPRSYYLMGYGAIPWYILSALVFFIPYAFMMAEFGSAFKNESGGMYSWMEKSVGSKFAFIGTFMWYASYIIWMVNVSSGIWIPFSNAIFGSDMTATWSILGLDSTKTIGLLGSIWILFVTVVGTKGVEKITKITSIGGTFVALLNVVLLVGSVAVVALNGGELSQPVESFSQAFLTSPNPQYQTPLMVLSFVTFAIFAFGGLEVLGGLVDQTENAEKNFPKGLVISAVVISVGYAVGIFACGTFTNWADVLSGENVHMGNVAYVLMNNLGYQLGQAMGTTNAVAVQMGAWTARFVGFSMFLAFTGAFFTLTYSPLKTLISGAPKEVWPGKLGEIKNGMPVNAMKFQAVIVIALILLVSFGGKGASEFFNILVLMTNVAMTIPYLFLLAAFPKFKKKQLSGEVDKAYMVYKTQGVATGAAIIIGLLVGFANIFSIAQPAIDGKVFDSIMMILGPAIFGLIAFFLYTNYERRYAKNNKKMKKAS, encoded by the coding sequence ATGGGCAATAACACAAACAGCGCTAAAAAACTTACACTAATGTCATTAATATTAATGATATTTACATCAGTATTTGGTTTTGCTAATATGCCAAGATCATATTACTTAATGGGGTATGGTGCAATTCCTTGGTATATACTAAGTGCATTAGTATTCTTTATACCATACGCATTCATGATGGCTGAATTTGGTTCAGCATTTAAAAACGAAAGTGGTGGTATGTATTCTTGGATGGAAAAGTCAGTAGGATCTAAGTTCGCATTTATAGGTACATTTATGTGGTATGCATCTTACATAATCTGGATGGTTAACGTATCTTCAGGGATATGGATACCGTTCTCAAATGCTATATTTGGATCAGATATGACAGCTACATGGAGTATACTTGGATTAGATTCAACTAAAACGATAGGATTATTAGGATCAATATGGATATTATTTGTTACAGTTGTAGGAACTAAGGGAGTTGAAAAAATAACAAAGATAACCTCTATAGGAGGAACATTTGTTGCTTTATTAAATGTAGTTTTATTAGTAGGATCAGTTGCTGTAGTAGCATTAAATGGTGGAGAATTATCTCAACCAGTTGAAAGCTTCTCACAAGCATTTTTAACATCTCCTAATCCTCAATACCAAACACCATTAATGGTATTATCATTTGTTACATTTGCAATATTTGCATTTGGTGGACTTGAGGTTTTAGGTGGATTAGTTGACCAAACTGAAAATGCTGAGAAAAACTTCCCTAAAGGTCTTGTTATTTCAGCTGTAGTTATATCAGTAGGATATGCAGTAGGTATATTTGCATGTGGTACTTTCACTAACTGGGCAGATGTTTTATCAGGAGAAAATGTTCATATGGGTAACGTTGCTTATGTTTTAATGAACAACTTAGGATACCAACTAGGACAGGCTATGGGAACGACTAACGCAGTAGCTGTACAAATGGGAGCTTGGACAGCAAGATTCGTTGGATTCTCTATGTTCTTAGCTTTCACAGGAGCATTCTTTACATTAACTTATTCTCCATTAAAAACTTTAATTTCTGGGGCACCAAAAGAAGTATGGCCAGGAAAACTTGGAGAAATCAAAAACGGAATGCCAGTAAATGCTATGAAGTTCCAAGCAGTAATAGTTATAGCTTTAATACTACTAGTTTCATTTGGTGGTAAAGGAGCTTCTGAGTTCTTTAATATATTAGTTTTAATGACTAATGTTGCAATGACAATACCATACTTATTCTTATTAGCAGCTTTCCCTAAATTCAAGAAAAAGCAATTAAGTGGAGAAGTTGATAAGGCATATATGGTTTATAAAACTCAAGGAGTAGCAACAGGAGCAGCTATAATAATAGGATTATTAGTTGGATTTGCAAATATATTCTCTATAGCTCAACCTGCAATAGATGGAAAAGTATTTGATTCAATAATGATGATATTAGGTCCAGCTATATTCGGTTTAATTGCATTCTTCTTATATACTAATTATGAAAGAAGATATGCTAAAAATAATAAAAAAATGAAAAAAGCTAGTTAA
- a CDS encoding C-GCAxxG-C-C family (seleno)protein, translating into MTKPSVYHQQGYTCAEAIIKSYNEEHNTNIPVSLGSGMGVGMTVGSLCGAVNAAAMVVGFIKGREDSSIPNEARSYSRELMTRVRAKYNTEICSELKRNKVSCGEIIDFSYEALNELLQG; encoded by the coding sequence ATGACAAAACCTTCAGTATATCATCAACAAGGATACACTTGTGCAGAGGCAATAATAAAATCATACAATGAAGAACATAATACAAATATACCTGTATCTCTAGGAAGTGGTATGGGAGTAGGTATGACCGTTGGTAGTTTATGTGGTGCTGTAAATGCAGCTGCTATGGTTGTTGGATTTATAAAAGGAAGAGAAGACAGCTCTATACCAAATGAAGCGAGAAGTTATTCTAGAGAACTAATGACTAGAGTAAGAGCAAAATATAATACAGAAATATGTTCTGAATTAAAAAGAAATAAAGTAAGTTGTGGGGAAATAATAGATTTTTCATACGAAGCTTTAAATGAGTTATTACAAGGTTAA
- the yyaC gene encoding spore protease YyaC, giving the protein MCLLRIKYDDKNALFELTTQISKIIDDDTVIICIGTDRCILDSLGPVVGKMLESMNIENKVYGIIGETINALNINEKLEYIKSIHPTSKLVAIDACVGSKKSIGQIHVYKGSIIPGEGVGKSLPSIGDYSIIGIVSDSDLFSSKDLNFVVNMAEVIAFSMNFNKSINNYEYQKMNLSTNRYEFVYDQSIKKVVYGKPEDLIESDIDNTTNNPIYCNIFYNKVNEILMRVLLVAILMWSFL; this is encoded by the coding sequence ATGTGTTTATTAAGAATAAAATATGATGATAAGAATGCCTTATTTGAATTAACAACACAGATAAGCAAAATCATAGATGATGACACAGTAATTATATGTATTGGAACTGATAGATGTATACTAGATTCTTTAGGTCCAGTAGTTGGCAAAATGCTTGAAAGTATGAATATAGAAAATAAAGTTTATGGTATAATAGGCGAAACTATTAATGCTCTAAATATAAATGAAAAATTAGAATATATAAAATCAATACATCCAACATCTAAACTTGTTGCAATAGACGCTTGTGTAGGAAGTAAAAAATCTATAGGACAGATACATGTTTACAAAGGATCAATTATACCAGGAGAAGGTGTTGGTAAAAGTTTACCTAGTATAGGAGACTACTCTATAATAGGCATTGTAAGCGATAGTGATTTATTCTCAAGCAAAGATTTAAACTTTGTAGTTAATATGGCTGAAGTTATAGCATTTAGCATGAACTTTAATAAAAGTATTAACAACTATGAATATCAAAAAATGAATTTATCTACTAATAGATATGAATTTGTGTATGATCAAAGTATTAAAAAAGTTGTATATGGGAAACCAGAGGATTTGATTGAAAGTGATATAGATAACACCACAAATAATCCAATTTACTGCAATATATTTTATAATAAGGTAAATGAGATATTAATGAGAGTTTTGCTTGTGGCTATTTTAATGTGGTCATTTCTATAA
- a CDS encoding kinase to dihydroxyacetone kinase: protein MLEYKFDTQLLIEGKNLSEDEINDYITNNIEGDCLLAVGDDELIKIHFHTNTPWKVLEYCDSLGEIYDVVIENMERQANDLQG, encoded by the coding sequence ATGCTTGAATATAAATTTGATACTCAGTTATTAATTGAAGGAAAAAATCTTTCTGAAGATGAAATTAACGACTATATAACAAATAATATAGAAGGGGATTGCTTACTTGCAGTTGGTGATGACGAATTGATTAAAATTCATTTCCATACAAATACGCCATGGAAAGTGCTTGAGTATTGTGATTCATTGGGAGAAATTTATGACGTAGTTATAGAAAATATGGAGCGTCAAGCGAATGATTTACAAGGATAA
- a CDS encoding cupin domain-containing protein, protein MNNVNIGERISQIRQSKGISIRELAKQANVTPSLLSQIERGLANPSVNSLKSVATALNTPLFTFFTSEVIKEDLIVRSNQRKKVILPGSDSVEYEVLAPDNSDNLEFAIMNLLPQSSSCNEHIFHNGNEIAYILEGEVNLYLDDEKFTLFKGDSVKVPAGVKHRWENSYDELAKVIFAVIL, encoded by the coding sequence ATGAATAACGTAAATATCGGAGAAAGAATATCACAAATAAGACAAAGTAAAGGTATTAGTATAAGAGAATTAGCTAAACAGGCTAATGTTACTCCATCATTACTTAGTCAAATTGAAAGAGGTCTTGCTAATCCATCTGTAAATTCATTAAAGTCAGTCGCAACGGCTTTAAATACACCTTTATTTACATTTTTTACTTCAGAAGTAATAAAGGAAGATTTGATAGTAAGATCAAATCAAAGAAAAAAAGTTATTTTGCCAGGGAGCGATAGTGTTGAATATGAAGTTTTAGCACCTGATAATAGTGATAACTTAGAGTTTGCTATAATGAATCTACTTCCACAATCATCGTCTTGTAATGAACATATATTTCATAACGGAAATGAAATCGCATACATACTCGAAGGTGAAGTAAATTTATATCTTGATGATGAAAAATTTACATTATTCAAAGGAGATAGCGTGAAAGTACCTGCTGGTGTAAAGCATCGTTGGGAAAATAGTTATGATGAGCTAGCAAAAGTTATTTTTGCAGTTATTTTATAA
- the serS gene encoding serine--tRNA ligase → MLDIKRIKEDLDTIKKAMARRGEKEFNLDEAVLLDDERKGLLKEVEVLKNKMNVDSKNIPNLIKKGFDITQEKSELKDLSEQIKVLDEKVRAVEAELEYKLMRIPNVPNEEVPQGETDEDNVEIRKWGEPRRFNFENKAHWDIGTNLGILDFEAGAKITGSRFTLYKGLGARLERALINFFLNTNVEEQGYTEAIPPFMANKNSFLGTGQLPKFEEDMFKIEGLDYYLIPTSEVPLTNIHANQIMSFEQLPINYTAYTPCFRSEAGSAGRDTRGLVRQHQFNKVEMVKIVAPEESYNELEKLTHNAEILLQMLNLPYRVVKICTGDLGFTAAFKYDLEVWMPSYNRYVEISSCSNCEDFQARRAGIRFKRDKNSKTEYAHTLNGSGLAIGRSFAAILENYQQEDGTVVVPKVLRPYMGVDVIK, encoded by the coding sequence ATGCTAGACATTAAGAGAATTAAAGAAGATTTAGATACTATTAAAAAGGCTATGGCAAGAAGAGGGGAAAAGGAATTTAATTTAGATGAAGCAGTTTTATTGGATGATGAAAGAAAAGGATTGCTTAAAGAGGTAGAGGTACTTAAAAATAAAATGAATGTAGATTCTAAAAACATACCGAATCTTATAAAAAAAGGTTTTGATATAACACAAGAAAAATCTGAATTGAAAGATCTATCAGAGCAAATAAAAGTATTAGATGAAAAAGTTAGAGCTGTCGAAGCTGAATTAGAGTATAAATTAATGAGAATACCAAATGTACCAAATGAAGAAGTTCCTCAAGGTGAAACTGACGAAGATAATGTAGAGATTAGAAAATGGGGAGAACCGAGAAGATTTAATTTCGAAAATAAAGCTCACTGGGACATAGGAACTAACTTAGGTATATTAGATTTTGAAGCTGGGGCTAAAATAACAGGATCTAGGTTTACTTTATATAAAGGTTTAGGTGCAAGGCTTGAAAGAGCACTAATCAACTTTTTCTTAAACACTAATGTAGAAGAACAAGGATATACAGAAGCTATACCACCATTTATGGCTAATAAAAATAGTTTTTTAGGAACAGGACAATTACCAAAATTTGAAGAAGATATGTTTAAAATAGAAGGATTAGATTATTATTTAATACCTACGTCAGAAGTTCCTCTAACTAATATACATGCTAATCAAATTATGTCATTTGAACAGCTTCCTATAAACTATACTGCATATACACCATGCTTTAGATCAGAAGCAGGATCTGCAGGTAGAGATACTAGAGGATTAGTTAGACAGCATCAATTCAATAAGGTAGAAATGGTAAAGATAGTAGCACCAGAAGAATCTTACAATGAATTAGAAAAGTTAACTCACAATGCAGAAATATTGTTACAGATGTTAAATTTACCGTATAGGGTAGTTAAAATATGTACTGGAGATTTAGGATTTACAGCTGCATTTAAATATGATCTAGAAGTTTGGATGCCAAGCTATAACAGATATGTTGAGATTTCTTCTTGTTCAAACTGTGAAGACTTCCAAGCAAGAAGAGCAGGAATTAGATTTAAAAGAGATAAAAACTCTAAAACAGAGTATGCTCATACACTAAATGGATCAGGTCTAGCGATAGGCAGAAGTTTTGCTGCTATACTAGAAAACTATCAACAAGAAGACGGTACAGTTGTTGTTCCTAAAGTACTAAGACCTTATATGGGTGTAGATGTTATAAAATAA
- a CDS encoding restriction endonuclease, whose amino-acid sequence MSEKQQQREDYINKRYEEAKISTLDIDNRVKDLENIINYKMDNYRIISIEEFIKKDIHTLQLPKALLSKNKEPNKPIIRKANFFEKVLKNHKYHYSLYVDEIESKYNNEYKIYEDKEYKRKKQLENLIKAHELQVNEIINIKKQLYSNGDVSIITGYKEELLTKSKYPFDFKKYITTGYSKETKTLVIDYLLPKDNIVPNVQEYEYIQKGDKIKAKLRKEKDIKSIYNEVIFSIVIRTISEVFNFDKPNNIDNIVFNGYIEDIDLATGQDIKPYIISATINKEKFKYIDVKRINKLKCLKETMQARININSNLELKYINPICKCNHFNKSIVNNDSINLLDVDPYEFEDLVTILFRKMGYNAVTTNKSNDGGIDCEFHYEDPLVSGKIIGQVKKYKNNIDIPKLREFECVLRNSDAMKGIFISTSNFSPQCKIFAASNNIQLINGNELIELFNRHGINSYISKN is encoded by the coding sequence AGGCTAAAATTAGTACTTTAGATATAGATAACAGAGTAAAAGATCTAGAAAATATAATAAATTATAAAATGGATAATTATAGAATAATCTCAATAGAAGAATTTATAAAAAAAGATATACATACATTACAGCTACCGAAAGCATTGCTATCAAAAAATAAAGAACCTAATAAGCCTATAATAAGGAAAGCTAATTTTTTTGAAAAAGTACTTAAAAATCATAAATATCATTATAGCTTATATGTAGATGAAATAGAAAGTAAATACAACAATGAGTATAAGATATACGAAGATAAAGAGTATAAAAGAAAAAAACAGCTAGAAAATTTGATAAAAGCTCATGAATTACAAGTAAATGAAATTATAAATATAAAAAAACAATTGTACTCAAATGGTGATGTGAGCATTATAACTGGATATAAAGAAGAGTTACTCACTAAGTCCAAGTACCCTTTTGATTTTAAGAAATATATAACTACTGGATACTCTAAAGAGACTAAAACTTTAGTTATAGATTACTTATTACCTAAAGATAATATAGTACCAAATGTACAGGAATATGAATATATACAAAAAGGAGATAAGATAAAAGCTAAACTAAGAAAAGAAAAAGATATAAAAAGTATATATAATGAAGTAATATTTTCTATAGTTATTAGAACTATAAGTGAAGTGTTTAATTTTGATAAACCTAATAATATAGATAATATAGTATTTAATGGATATATAGAAGATATAGACTTAGCTACAGGGCAAGATATAAAACCATATATAATATCTGCTACGATAAACAAAGAAAAATTTAAATATATAGATGTAAAAAGAATTAACAAATTAAAATGTCTAAAAGAGACAATGCAAGCAAGGATAAATATAAATTCTAATTTAGAGCTTAAATATATAAATCCTATATGTAAATGTAATCATTTTAATAAATCTATTGTAAATAATGATAGCATAAACCTATTAGACGTTGATCCATATGAATTTGAAGATTTAGTTACTATATTATTTAGAAAAATGGGATATAATGCTGTAACTACTAATAAGAGTAACGATGGTGGAATAGATTGTGAATTTCATTATGAAGATCCACTTGTAAGTGGAAAAATAATAGGTCAGGTTAAAAAGTATAAAAATAATATTGATATACCAAAACTTAGAGAATTTGAATGTGTTTTAAGAAACTCAGATGCTATGAAAGGTATATTTATATCTACAAGTAATTTTAGTCCACAATGTAAGATATTTGCAGCATCAAATAATATACAGCTTATAAATGGAAATGAACTAATTGAGCTTTTTAATAGACATGGTATAAATTCATATATTTCAAAAAATTAA